The nucleotide sequence tttattttaatgaagtcatttttaaagatctttttattagtttattgttttatttatgtcttttttaaGGTGAGGCGGACTGGTTGAAgtgttataattgcaattcGGCGGTCAGTGCAACCTGTGAACATAATCCAACCTCGGGGGAAGTAGTGTCATGTAGTCAGGATAATAACGTATGTGTATCATATAATATCGGTaagtatctaaaataaataatcttatgACTTTTAACACATTGGATCCTATATCCAGAATAACGTACATAGGTAATGTTGCAGGTTGTAGAGGCTTTAGtttgttctattttttatatatgctatcataacaataaaaaaacttatttaaattttttccaatattcaagttttttctaattttcttccAGTAACTTGCAAAAACTTGCATAtaggtataattttaattcttagcaattttataaaaaaatagaatctttaacattgtatgtatgtatgatgtatatatatatagtaagaaacttattgtacaataatataatagtgaatcttttttttccagaatATAATGGCAGAAAACTCATCATACGTACCTGCGGTTATCGCGACTTCTGTAAATCTACAAATCCTGACGTAATCAAAAATTGTAGAGAATGCACCCATGACCAGTGTAAAGGTAAATTTGTTTCACCGTATAGTtacagttaattttatttgattgtaAACAATtgcttttctaattttattttaataagattatttctaaacatctttttattagtttattgttttatttatgtcttttttaaGGTGAGGGATTGAAgtgttataattgcaattcGTTGATCAGTGCAACCTGTGAACATAATCCAACCTCGGGGGAAGTAGTGACATGTAGTCTGGATAATAACATATGTGTATCATATAATATCGGTATGTATCTAAAATGAATAATCTTATGACTTTTAACACATTGGATCCTATATCCAGAATAACGTACATGGGTAATGTTGCAGGTTGTAGAGGCTTTAGtttgttctattttttatatatgctatcataatgattaaaaaaacttatttgaattttttccaatattcgagttttttctaattttcttccAGTAACTTGCAAAAACtcgcatatataattttaattctaagcaattttataaaaaaaa is from Temnothorax longispinosus isolate EJ_2023e chromosome 10, Tlon_JGU_v1, whole genome shotgun sequence and encodes:
- the LOC139820242 gene encoding uncharacterized protein; amino-acid sequence: MPGQNRFFVFTIFLVVVLSIFHSGEADWLKCYNCNSAVSATCEHNPTSGEVVSCSQDNNVCVSYNIEYNGRKLIIRTCGYRDFCKSTNPDVIKNCRECTHDQCKGEGLKCYNCNSLISATCEHNPTSGEVVTCSLDNNICVSYNIENNGRKLTIRTCGYRDFCKYTNPDVIKNCKECTNDLCKG